In Pseudomonadota bacterium, the DNA window TTCTGATAATTGAGAGGGTGATTCCTCCGGGCAACGAACCTGACTTTGGCAAGCTTGTAGATATCAGCATGCTAACGCTTGCCGGAGGATTGGAGCGAAGCAGGTCTGAATTTGAATCCATATTGGACAGGGGCGGATTTGCGCTTTCAGATATCATCCCTACTCAGTGTCCGCTTGATATAATTGAAGCAAGGCCGGTGTAATAAAGATAATCCAAAAATTATTGAAAGGTTATCTCCCCGCAAAAATCAACTTTATATGAGCCAGTTTCAAAACGCCCCATTTTGGCCGATCTCTGCGTTGGGCTAAAATTTCAATCCTCGAAATACTTAATGTATTCCTGTGGTTGAAATTTTCCCCCGCCTTGAGCTTGACCAAACTGAAACGTTTTGAAAGTGGCTCTATATGAATTTCATAATTCCGCTTCTTATCATCTTTACTGCAAATGCAGCAAGAATAAGTGAAGCAACTTTAGCAAAAGCTCTGGAACCGCTTATCCCGAAAAAGTTTATGATACGTTCCGATTGATTGAAAATTAACCATGCAAACAAGAGGTTTACTATTAGTGAAAATATGACGGGGATATAACCGTTTGTTCCAACTAGAACAAGCGCAGTGGTTAATGTACCCGGACCCGCTATAAGTGGGGTGCCGAAAGGTACTACGCCAAATTCAGGGCTTCGCTCAATTGGTTTTTCACCGGCACGCACCACATCGGCAACGGCTATGATCAAAAGGACCCCGCCTCCTGCAATCATGAAGTCTTCCACCAA includes these proteins:
- a CDS encoding MarC family protein; protein product: MEIVQSFVSALIPIMVAMDAPGILPLYIGMTEGIDKQQRKKIVRQSIITAFIVAVGFIFLGQVIFNALGILVEDFMIAGGGVLLIIAVADVVRAGEKPIERSPEFGVVPFGTPLIAGPGTLTTALVLVGTNGYIPVIFSLIVNLLFAWLIFNQSERIINFFGISGSRAFAKVASLILAAFAVKMIRSGIMKFI